The Vitis riparia cultivar Riparia Gloire de Montpellier isolate 1030 chromosome 3, EGFV_Vit.rip_1.0, whole genome shotgun sequence genome includes a region encoding these proteins:
- the LOC117908479 gene encoding transcription initiation factor TFIID subunit 14b-like, with product MHSLSTKKHGPDQPDIVGPTPKSQRSKMVKSTEDGEKKNLNKRLKDVEISVPIVYGNIAFWLGKKASEYQSHKWTVYVRSPTNEDLGVVIKRAVFQLHSSFNNPTRVVESPPFELSEAGWGEFEIAITLYFQSDVCDKLLNLYHHLKLYPEDESGPMSAKKPVVVESYDEIVFSEPSEGFFARVQNHPAVIVPRLPAGFSLPPPVPLEDVNEKKRFDSKDNPLNQWFKNFSEADELLQLAAARQQVQAHIAKLRRQISVIDGQHQQLKPTSDQ from the exons ATGCACAGCTTGTCGACGAAGAAGCACGGTCCGGATCAACCGGACATAGTTGGGCCCACGCCGAAATCACAGCGGTCGAAAATGGTCAAATCTACGGAAGATGGTGAGAAGAAG AATTTGAATAAAAGGCTCAAAGATGTTGAAATCAGTGTTCCAATAGTGTATGGTAACATCGCATTTTGGCTTGGTAAAAAGGCAAGCGA gTATCAGTCCCATAAGTGGACTGTTTATGTTCGGTCTCCAACAAATGAGGATCTGGGTGTAGTGATAAAGCGTGCCGTGTTTCAATTGCATTCAAGTTTCAATAATCCCACAAGGGTTGTGGAGTCACCACCATTTGAGTTGTCGGAAGCGGGATGGGGTGAATTTGAAATCGCTATTACGCTTTATTTCCAGAGTGATGTTTGTGATAAGCTATTGAACTT ATATCATCATTTAAAGTTGTACCCAGAGGATGAATCTGGACCCATGTCGGCAAAGAAACCCGTTGTTGTAGAATCCTATGATGAAATTGTTTTCTCCGAGCCTTCAGAAGGTTTCTTTGCTCGTGTGCAGAATCATCCAGCCGTTATTGTGCCCAGGCTACCTGCTGGTTTTAGTTTACCACCACCTG TACCTCTGGAGGATGTAAATGAAAAGAAGAGGTTTGACTCAAAAGACAATCCTCTAAACCAGTGGTTCAAGAATTTTTCAGAAGCAGATGAACTACTACAACTTGCAGCAGCTCGGCAGCAG GTGCAAGCTCATATCGCTAAACTCAGAAGACAGATAAGTGTAATTGATGGGCAGCATCAACAGTTGAAACCCACATCTGACCAGTGA